The genomic stretch GCTCTGCCTCCGGGCATGGCCCGTCCTCCGGGCCCTGGCATGCCGCCGCCGGGAGCGCCTCCGGGCGCGCGTCCTCCGGGGCCAGGGGCTCCGCCTCCGGGCATGGCCCGTCCTCCGGGGCCCGGCATGCCGCCGGGAGCGCCTCCAGGCGCGCGTCCTCCGGGGCCGGGCGCTCCGCCTCCGGGCATGGCCCGTCCTCCGGGGCCTGGCATGCCTCCGGGCGCGCGTCCTCCGGGGCCGGGCGCTCCGCCTCCGGGCATGGCCCGTCCTCCGGGGCCTGGCATTCCGCCTGCTCCGGGTGGCCCGGGTGGGGGGCTGCCGCGTCCGCCTCCGGGCGGTGCACCGCTGCCTCCGGGCCCCGCGGGGGCTCAGCCCGCGGCCCGGGGCCGGGATCCGTTCGGCCTGGGGGCTCCCGCGAAGCCCGCCCCCGCCGCGCCCGCACCCACGCCCGCCTTCTCCCTCGATGATGATGTGCCGGCCGCCGCGGAGGCTTCGTTGCCCGCGGCCTCTTCGGATGGGGGCGAGGCCCAGCTTCGCGAGGCCCTGTCGAAGGCGTCGCGCGAGGTCATCGAGAAGATCGCCTGGGAAGTGGTACCGCAGCTGGCCGAGACGATCATCCGCGAGGAGCTGGAGCGGCTGATCAAGGACCGAGAGACGCAGCACTAGACGCTTCCGCCACGACCCTGATTGCCTGCCGGTCCCGAGGCCGGCCCTCCGCAATGACCGATCCCATCGAACTGTCCAAGGCTTACGAGCCCACCGAGGTCGAGAGCCGCTGGTCCGCCTGGTGGCTGGAGCGCAAATACTTCCGCGCCGAGGCCACCTCCGACAAGCCTCCCTTCTGCTTGGTGCTGCCGCCGCCCAACGTGACGGGCAGCCTGCACCTGGGCCACGCGCTCACCGCCACCATCGAGGACATCCTCATCCGGTGGAAGCGGATGAGCGGCTACAACGCCCTGTGGATGCCCGGCATTGACCACGCGGGCATCGCCACCCAGACGGTGGTCGAGAAGGAACTGAAGAAGACGGAGAAGAAGAGCCGTCACGACCTGGGCCGCCAGGAGTTCCTCAAGCGGGTCTGGCAGTGGAAGGAGAAGTACGGCCAGCGCATCGGGGATCAGTTCAAGTTCCTGGGCGCCTCGCTGGACTGGGACCGCGAGCGCTTCACCATGGACGAGAAGTCCTCGGCCGCGGTGCGCGAGGTCTTCGTCCGGCTGCACGAGGAAGGGCTCATCTACCGGGCTCAGAAGCTCATCAACTGGTGCCCCTCGTGCCACACCGCGCTGAGCGATCTGGAGGTCGAGCACGAGGAGAAGAAGGGCTCGATCTGGCACATCCGCTACCCGGTGAAGGGCACGGACCGGGCGCTCACCGTGGCCACCACCCGGCCGGAGACGATGCTGGGCGACACCGCGGTGGCCATCCACCCGGAGGATCCGCGCTACCAGGGGCTGGCGGGAGGCACCGTCACGCTGCCGCTCGTGGGGCGGGACATCCCCATCGTCGCGGACGCCGAGCTGGTGAACATGGAGTTCGGCACCGGCGTGGTGAAGGTGACGCCGGCCCACGACTTCAACGACTACCAGACGGGGCTCCGGCACAACCTGCCGATGATCTCCATCCTCGACGAGCAGGCGCGCACCAACAAGGAGACCGGCGCGTTCGCGGGGCTCGACCGCTACGAGGCGCGCAAGCGGGTGCTCGAGGAGCTGTCGCTCCAGGGGTTCCTGGAGAAGGAAGAGCCGCACACGCTCTCGGTCGGCACGTGCCAGCGCTGCGCCACGGTGGTGGAGCCCCGGCTGTCGCCGCAGTGGTTCGTGAAGATCGAACCGCTGGCCAAGCCCGCCATCGAGGCGGTGGAGCAGGGGCGCACGAAGTTCGTCCCCGAGTCTTGGACGAACACCTACTTCCAGTGGATGCGCAACATCCACGACTGGTGCATCAGCCGCCAGCTCTGGTGGGGCCACCAGGTGCCCGCCTACTACTGCAACGCGTGCAGCCCCCGGCTGGGCGACGACACGGACCTGCCCGAGGGCGCTCCGACGGTGAGGGTGGGGGGCATCGACTATGCCCGGGCCACCCCCATCGTGGCGCGCCAGCAGCCCACGGCGTGCCCCCAGTGCGCCGGGCATGACTTCACGCAGGACCCGGACGTGCTGGACACGTGGTTCTCGTCCGCGCTGTGGCCCTTCTCCACGCTGGGCTGGCCGGAGAAGACCCCCGAGCTGAAGACCTTCTATCCGACGTCCGTCATGGAGACGGGCCACGACATCATCTTCTTCTGGGTCGCCCGGATGATGATGATGGGCCTGCACTTCATGGGGGATGTGCCCTTCCGCACCGTCTACCTGCACGCCATGGTGCGCGACGAGAAGGGCGAGAAGATGTCGAAGACGAAGGGGAACGTCATCGATCCCCTCGACATCATCCAGGGCGCCACGGTGGAGGCGCTCTCGCCGACCCTGCGCAACAAGTTCCCGCAGGGCATGCCCGCGTTCGGCGCGGATGCGCTGCGCTTCACGCTGGCCTCGCTCACCCAGCAGGGCCGCGACATCAAGCTCTCCATGGACCGCGTGGGAGGCTACAAGGCCTTCTGCAACAAGCTATGGAACGCCAGCCGCTTCGCGATGATGAACCTGGGCGGCTTCCAGCTCGACAACCGGCCCATCAAGCAGCGCGAGCTGACGCTGGCGGACCGGTGGATCCTCGCCCGGCTGCAGCGCGCCATCGTGGACACCCGGCAGTCCCTGGACGCGTACGCCTTCGCCGAGGCCGCCTCCACGCTCTACCAGTTCCTCTGGTCCGAGTTCTGTGACTGGTACATCGAGCTGTCCAAGGGCTCGCTCTACGGCGAGGACGAGCGGGCCAAGGACAGCACCCGCGCGGTGCTCATCTTCTGCCTGGACCGCATCCTGCGGCTGCTCCATCCGTTCATGCCGTTCATCACGGAGGAGATCTGGCAGAAGCTGCCGCTGCCGCGCACGGCCGACTCCATCATGCTCTCGCCGTACCCGGAGCCCGACTCGCGGCTGGAGGATGCCGCCGCCGAGGAGGAGATGGCCCCCGTCATCACCGCCATCGAGGGCATTCGCACCATCCGGGGCGAGAGCAACCTGTCGCCTGCGGCCCGGCTGGTGGCCCACATCCAGAGCCCCAACGCCGCCCTGCGCGACACGCTGGACCGGTGGCGCGGGTACCTGATGCCGCTGGCGGGCCTGGCCTCGATTCACGTGGAGGCCCCGGGCCGTAAGCCGCCCCAGTCGGCGGCCATCGTCGGCCAGGGGATGGAGATCTACGTGCCGCTGGCCGGGCTCATCGACGTGGCCGCCGAGCAGGACCGGTTGAGCAAGGAGATCGCCCGGGCCGAGCAGGAGCTGGCCGGGGTGCTGCGCAAGCTGGAGAACCCGAACTTCGTCGCCAAGGCGCCTCCAGAGGTCGTGGAGAAGGACCGGGCGCGGGTCGAGGAGCTGCAGGCGCGCAAGGCCAAGTTGCAGGAGCACCTCAACAGGATCGCCCCGGAGGCAGCCGTGCCCGAAGAGACACGACCCGACGCAGACGAACTTCCGCTCGAGGCTCCCGTGACCGCGCAGGTGAAGGTCGCTCCGGCGGCCCCCGCGGAGGGCGGCGTGGATCTGGGCCAGGAGCTGAAGGGCGACCTCGAGGACGATGTGCCCCCCGCGGCGGTGGATCCCCAGGTTCAGGATGCGTTGAACAGGCTGCGTGAGGGCACGAAGGAAGGGTTGTCCGCCAAGGACCACCATGACCTGGGCGTTGCGTACATGAGCATGGGGCTCGTGGATGACGCCATGCGCGAGTTCGACAAGGCCAAGCAGGGCGGCGATGAGCGCTCCGCGCCCACCCCGGCGGGAGCGGAGGGCCGCTCCTCGAAGCCCGCGGCTCGCAAGGCTCCAGCGGCGAAGAAGCCGTCCGTCCAGAAGGCTGCGCCCGTGAAGAAGTCCTCTGCCCAGAAGGCTCCAGCCAAGAAGGGCGCCGTGGCCAAGAAGGGTGCTGCGGCCAAGAAGGGGGCGGCCCAGAAGAAGGGCGCCGTGGCCAAGAAGGGTGCTGCGGCCAAGAAGGGGGCGGCCCAGAAGAAGGGCGCCGTGGCCAAGAAGGGTGCGGCCCAGAAGAAGGGCGCCGTGGCCAAGAAGGGCGCTGCGGCCAAGAAGGGTACGGCCCAGAAGAAGGGTGCCGTGGCCAAGAAGGGCACTGCGGCCAAGAAGGGCGCTGTAGCCAAGAAGGGCACCGCCGCCCGGAGGCCTGCCGCCAAGAAGTCCGCTGCGAAGAAGACTGGCAAGAAGAGCCCGGCTCGCACCCGGCGCTAAGGAGACAGGACTTGAAGGACGATTACCTCGACCGCCTCATTCACCTCGCGCTGGATGAGGATCTTGGGGCGGCGGGGGATGTCACCTCCAACGCCTTGGTTCCTCCGGACGCCCTGGGCTCCGGGGAATTGGTGGCCAAGGAGCAGATGGTGCTCGCGGGCCTGGGCGCATTCGCCCGCGTATTCCAGCTCGTGGACCCCGAGGCCGAAGTCACCCTGGTCCGGCGCGAGGGGGACGAGGTGAAGCCCAAGACCGTGACGGCCCGGGTCTCCGGGCGTCTGCGGTCGCTGCTGGCCGCGGAGCGCACCGCGCTCAACATCGTTCAGCGCATGTCGGGCATCGCCACGCTCTCCCAGCAGGCGGTGACGGCGGTGCGCGGCTCCAAGCTCCAGATCCTGGATACCCGGAAGACGACCCCCGGGCTGCGCGGCCTCTCGAAAGAGGCGGTCCGCCTGGGCGGGGCCTCCAACCACCGGTTCGGCCTCTTCGATGGCATCCTCATCAAGGACAACCACATCGCCGCCGTGGGGGGCTCCATCAAGGAGGCCCTGCGCCGGGCCCGCGCCCACGCGCCTCGCCTGGTGAAGATCGAGATCGAGGTCACCAACCTCAAGCAGCTCGCCGAGGCCCTCGCCGAGGGCGCGGACGTGGTGATGCTCGACAACATGGATGACGAGCAGATCCGCCAGTCGGTGCAGCTCTCCGCGGGCCGCGTCCCGCTGGAGGTCTCCGGTGGCGTCACCCTGGACCGGCTGCCCCGCCTGGCCAAGCTGGGCGTGGACTTCGTGTCCATGGGCTCGCTCACGCACTCGGCGCGCTCCATGGACCTGTCGCTGGAGATCGCCACGGCCTCGGCGCCGAAGCGCCAGCGCTCCGGCCGCTCCTCCCGCGCCTGAGCCCCGTCAGGGCGCGGCCGAGCCGCCGCGCCCCGTTGCGAAGATCTCCGTGCGGGGCTTGCCCTCGGCGGAAGCCGGCATTCCCAGCTCCAGCAGCGCCGCCAGCGTGGGGGCCACGTCCGTCATGGGCATTTCGTTCATGTACGTTCCGGCCCGGACCCCCTTGCCCGCGAAGATGACGGGGACCACCTGGTCGTAGCTGTAGGGGGCCCCGTGGTTGGTGCCGATCTGCTGGGTGCTCAGCACGTGGAAGGGCTTCTGGACGAAGAGCACGTCGCCGCTGCGCCCGGGGTAGTACCCGCGCCGCAGCGGGGCGAGCATCCCCGCCATGTCCGGCGCGGTGAAGAGGTCATCCCGCGCCACCGCCAGGGCAATGCCCGGTTGCCGGGCGAGCCACTCCGCCGCGGCCCGCCGCACCGCCGCCCCGTCCACCTTGCCCGCTTCCAGGCCCTTGCCCAGCAGGTACACGTTCTGCTCCTCCAGGACGGTGGTGATTTCCGTCAGCGCGAAGCGCGTGCGCAGCTCCTGGGCCAGGGGCTCCATGAGCGCGGGCGCGTTCAGCCGCCGGGCGTCCACGCCCTGGGCGGCCCAGGACTCGGGCACCGCCGCGCCGCCATGGTCCGCACTGAGCACGATGACGAGGTTGGCGCGGCCTCCCGCGGCCCGCTCGGCCGCGGTGATGAGCTCCGCCAGCGCGCGGTCCAGCCGGTAGAGCGTGTCCTGCATCTCCCAGGAGTGGGGGCCGTAGGTGTGGAAGGACCGGTCCGTGCCGCTGAAGCTCACGGCGAGCAGGTCCGTCACCTCATCCTTGCCCAGCCCTTCGCCCGCGATGGCCGCCTTGGCGGCCTGGACGAGCACGTCATTGGAGAACGCGGAGCCCGCCAGCGCCGAGTAGGAGCGGGGCCCGGGCGCCTGCAGCCCCCCGTTGAGCGGGTGCGGGAAGGTGCGGCCCAGGTTGGCGTCGTCCCCCTCGAAGGGGCGCTCATCCTCGCCCGTGTACTCGGTGCGGGGCAGCAGCAGCGTCCACTGCTCGGTGAAGTAGCTCGCCGGGAGGTTGCGCGCGTTGAAGGACTTGAGCCACTCGGGGAACTCCTTCGT from Stigmatella aurantiaca encodes the following:
- a CDS encoding alkaline phosphatase family protein translates to MVRTLALALVLVSLPASAKPPRLALFISVDALGTDLLLRTRPKLKSGLRQLIDGGAFHPYCRYEYASPRTAPGHATLVTGANPWRHGVIDNQVVDRTKAKPQPVFLDAAHPALEVPLAQATTIDASPLPLMAETVGDRLRDTTAGRAKVVALSGKARAAIPMAGRLGQAYWFDETVGKFVTGTWYTKEFPEWLKSFNARNLPASYFTEQWTLLLPRTEYTGEDERPFEGDDANLGRTFPHPLNGGLQAPGPRSYSALAGSAFSNDVLVQAAKAAIAGEGLGKDEVTDLLAVSFSGTDRSFHTYGPHSWEMQDTLYRLDRALAELITAAERAAGGRANLVIVLSADHGGAAVPESWAAQGVDARRLNAPALMEPLAQELRTRFALTEITTVLEEQNVYLLGKGLEAGKVDGAAVRRAAAEWLARQPGIALAVARDDLFTAPDMAGMLAPLRRGYYPGRSGDVLFVQKPFHVLSTQQIGTNHGAPYSYDQVVPVIFAGKGVRAGTYMNEMPMTDVAPTLAALLELGMPASAEGKPRTEIFATGRGGSAAP
- a CDS encoding response regulator produces the protein MPKNLLVADDSLTIRKVIGMIFATEDFQVTAVDNGLDALARSRELRPDVVLADVMMPGKSGYEVCEAIKNDPATQHIPVLLLAGTFEAFDENRARAAKADDHITKPFESQVLLDKVKALVGQKANTMPASAATQVMRPAAGAAPQPPPAAAAAGPRPPPGAAPRPPGPGMPPPGAPPGARPPGPGALPPGMARPPGPGMPPPGAPPGARPPGPGAPPPGMARPPGPGMPPGAPPGARPPGPGAPPPGMARPPGPGMPPGARPPGPGAPPPGMARPPGPGIPPAPGGPGGGLPRPPPGGAPLPPGPAGAQPAARGRDPFGLGAPAKPAPAAPAPTPAFSLDDDVPAAAEASLPAASSDGGEAQLREALSKASREVIEKIAWEVVPQLAETIIREELERLIKDRETQH
- a CDS encoding valine--tRNA ligase; amino-acid sequence: MTDPIELSKAYEPTEVESRWSAWWLERKYFRAEATSDKPPFCLVLPPPNVTGSLHLGHALTATIEDILIRWKRMSGYNALWMPGIDHAGIATQTVVEKELKKTEKKSRHDLGRQEFLKRVWQWKEKYGQRIGDQFKFLGASLDWDRERFTMDEKSSAAVREVFVRLHEEGLIYRAQKLINWCPSCHTALSDLEVEHEEKKGSIWHIRYPVKGTDRALTVATTRPETMLGDTAVAIHPEDPRYQGLAGGTVTLPLVGRDIPIVADAELVNMEFGTGVVKVTPAHDFNDYQTGLRHNLPMISILDEQARTNKETGAFAGLDRYEARKRVLEELSLQGFLEKEEPHTLSVGTCQRCATVVEPRLSPQWFVKIEPLAKPAIEAVEQGRTKFVPESWTNTYFQWMRNIHDWCISRQLWWGHQVPAYYCNACSPRLGDDTDLPEGAPTVRVGGIDYARATPIVARQQPTACPQCAGHDFTQDPDVLDTWFSSALWPFSTLGWPEKTPELKTFYPTSVMETGHDIIFFWVARMMMMGLHFMGDVPFRTVYLHAMVRDEKGEKMSKTKGNVIDPLDIIQGATVEALSPTLRNKFPQGMPAFGADALRFTLASLTQQGRDIKLSMDRVGGYKAFCNKLWNASRFAMMNLGGFQLDNRPIKQRELTLADRWILARLQRAIVDTRQSLDAYAFAEAASTLYQFLWSEFCDWYIELSKGSLYGEDERAKDSTRAVLIFCLDRILRLLHPFMPFITEEIWQKLPLPRTADSIMLSPYPEPDSRLEDAAAEEEMAPVITAIEGIRTIRGESNLSPAARLVAHIQSPNAALRDTLDRWRGYLMPLAGLASIHVEAPGRKPPQSAAIVGQGMEIYVPLAGLIDVAAEQDRLSKEIARAEQELAGVLRKLENPNFVAKAPPEVVEKDRARVEELQARKAKLQEHLNRIAPEAAVPEETRPDADELPLEAPVTAQVKVAPAAPAEGGVDLGQELKGDLEDDVPPAAVDPQVQDALNRLREGTKEGLSAKDHHDLGVAYMSMGLVDDAMREFDKAKQGGDERSAPTPAGAEGRSSKPAARKAPAAKKPSVQKAAPVKKSSAQKAPAKKGAVAKKGAAAKKGAAQKKGAVAKKGAAAKKGAAQKKGAVAKKGAAQKKGAVAKKGAAAKKGTAQKKGAVAKKGTAAKKGAVAKKGTAARRPAAKKSAAKKTGKKSPARTRR
- the nadC gene encoding carboxylating nicotinate-nucleotide diphosphorylase, coding for MKDDYLDRLIHLALDEDLGAAGDVTSNALVPPDALGSGELVAKEQMVLAGLGAFARVFQLVDPEAEVTLVRREGDEVKPKTVTARVSGRLRSLLAAERTALNIVQRMSGIATLSQQAVTAVRGSKLQILDTRKTTPGLRGLSKEAVRLGGASNHRFGLFDGILIKDNHIAAVGGSIKEALRRARAHAPRLVKIEIEVTNLKQLAEALAEGADVVMLDNMDDEQIRQSVQLSAGRVPLEVSGGVTLDRLPRLAKLGVDFVSMGSLTHSARSMDLSLEIATASAPKRQRSGRSSRA